The genome window GAGGTCGTCCATGTCGACGCCGACGTGCACCGTGCCCGCGCCGTGGCACTGCTCCGCCGTCCACGGCACCTTGCCCGAGAGCGCCCAGTTGACCTTGATCGTCGCGCTGTCCCACTCGAAGCGCTCGAGGTCGAGCTGCATGCGCGGTGGCAGCAGCTCGCGGCCCACGAGCCGGTCGTAGAGCACCGGCGCCGTGACGTCGGCGAGCACCGCGCGGCGAGCCCGCACGGTCGTGCCGTCGCGCAGGACGACACCGGTCGCCCGCCCGCCGCTCACGGTCACCTTCTCGACCGGGGAGCTGACGCGTACGCTGCCGCCCCGGCTCTCGAGCCGGTCGACGAGCGCGTCGACCAGGCGGCCCGAGCCGCCCTCCGGCACGGGAAAGCCGACGTCCTGCCCGAGCATGACGAGCAGCCACCCGAACAGCGCGCTGCCCGGGCCCTCGGGGAACAGGTCGCTGTGCAGGGCGTTGCCGGCGAGCAGCAGGGCGGCGCCCTCGCCGTCGAAGCGCTCGGCGGCGTAGGTGCGCACGGGCGTCACAGCGAAGCGGGCGAACCGCAGCAGCTCGGCCGGGCCGAGCGTGCGCAGGAGACCGAGGCCTCCCTTGACCGGCGGTATCGGGGTGAACAGCGCGGTCAGGAACGACTCCCGGATCTGCTGCCACTCGTCGACCATCTGCCGCCACACGTCGCCGTCACCGGGCGCGTAGGCGTCGAGGGAGGCTGCCGTCACGTCGACGTCGCGCGACAGGACCGCCGCCCGGCCGTCGCGCGTCGGGTGGGCCAGCACTTCGGGCGCGTGCCGCCACCGCAGTCCGTGGTCCTCGAGGGCGAGGCTCTTGATGACCGGAGACGCGGCGGTCAGCGGGTAGAACGAGCTGAACATGTCGGTGGTGAAGCCCGGAGCCGTCACCTCAGCGCTGCGCACCGCGCCGCCGGCGACCGGCTGGGCCTCGAGCACCACGACGTCCCAGCCCGCGTCGGCAAGCACGTTGGCGGCGACCAGCCCGTTGTGCCCGCCCCCGACGACGACCGCGTCCACCATCTCGCTCATGCGCGCCCCTTGCCCTCGGGATCATCCGGCCAAGCCGAGACGCACGCGACACCTGCGCCGTCGCTTGCCGCTCTGCACCGGAGGGTAGGCCCGAGCCATGGCAGCACAGCAGACACGTCCGCGCGTGGTGGTGGTCACCGGTGGCACAGCCGGCGTCGGCCGCGCCACCGCGCGCGCCTTCGCCGACCGGGGCGACTCCGTCGCCGTGCTGGCGCGCGGGGAGGACGGCCTGCGGGCCACCGAGGCCGACCTGCGCGAGCGCGGGGTCCCCGCGCTCGCGGTGCGCTGCGACGTCGCCGACGCGGCGCAGGTCGAGGCGGCGGCCCGCCGGGTCGAGGCCGAGCTCGGACCGATCGACGTCTGGGTCAACAACGCGATGACCACGGTGTTCGGCACCTTCGAGTCGATGAGCGACGAGGAGTTCCGCCGGGTCACCGAGGTCAACTACCTCGGCTACGCCTACGGCACGAGGGCGGCGCTCACGCGGATGAAGCCGCGCGGCACCGGCCGGATCATCCAGGTCGGGTCCTCGCTCGCCTACCGCGGCATCCCGCTCCAGTCGGCCTACTGCGGCTCGAAGCACGCCATCCAGGGGCTGTGCGACTCGCTGCGCGCGGAGCTGCTCCACGACGGCACCGACGTGACAGTGAGCATGGTGCAGCTGCCGGCGATGAACACGCCGCAGTTCCGGATCACCAAGTCCTACATGCCGCGCAAGGCCCAGCCCGTGCCGCCGATCTACCAGCCGGAGGTCGCCGCACAGGCGATCGTGCGCGCCGCCGAGGCGGGGCGCCGCGAGTACTGGGTCGCTCCGATCACCGCTCTGACGATCCTCGGCAACCGCGTGGCGCCGGGGCTGCTCGACCACTACCTCGGCCGAACCGGCTTCGACGCCCAGCAGGTCGACGAGCCCGAGGACCGGCCGCGGCCCGACAACCTGCACGCGCCTGTGCCTGGCGACCACGGTGCCCATGGCGCCTTCGACGACCAGGCCAAGCCGCGCACGCTCGAGTTCCTCCCGCCCGTGTTCCCGCGCGCCGTCGTGGGCATCGGCACCCGGCTGGTCGGCCTCGGCGCCAGCGCCCTCTCCCTCACCTCCCGGAAGGCTGCCTCGTGACAGAGCACGGACCCGCTGCGCGCCTCGTCGAGGCCGTCAGCGAGCACCACCACGAATACGCCGGCGAGGAGGACCGCCCGCTCGGCACCTACTCAGCGCTGCTCGCCGCCTACGCCGTCGTCGGCCTCGGCACGCTGACCGCGGTGGCGACGCGCAAGAAGCAGGCGCGCATCGCGCCGGGCGACATCGCGCTGGTCGCTGCCGCGACGTTCAAGGCGTCGCGGGTCCTGACGAAGTCGACCGTCACCTCGCCGCTGCGGGCGCCGTTCACCCGCTTCGCCGGGGTGTCGGGGCCGAGCGAGCTGCGCGAGGAGATCCGGGTCGACGGGCCGCGGCGGGCGCTCGGCGAGCTGCTCACCTGCCCGTTCTGCCTGAGCCAGTGGATCGCCACGACCTTCACCGCCGGCATGCTCGTCGCGCCGCGGCAGGCCCGCGCGGTGGCCTCGGTCTTCGCTGCGGTCGGCATCTCCGATTTCCTGCAGCTCGCCTACGCCGGCGCGGAGCAGGCGGTGGAGGGGTGAACCTCCACGAGCTGCACCACAAGGCCCTCGCCGAGAAGGAGGCCTACGCCGGTGACGAGGAGCGCCCGCTGGGCGCCTTCGTCGGCCTGCTCGGCCTCTACGGCACCGCCGTCGGCATCAGCACGCTCGGCGTCATGCGCTCGGACCGCCGGCTCCCCGACCGCTTCGCCTTCGCCGACATCGCGCTCATCTCCGTGGCGACGCACCGGCTCTCGAGGCTGATCACCAAGGACCCCGTCACGAGCCCGCTGCGCGCGCCGTTCACGCGCTTCAAGGGGACCAGCGCCGAGGCCGAGCTCGAGGAGGAGGTCCGCGGCACGGGCGCCCGCAAGGCGCTCGGCGAGCTGCTGACCTGCCCGTTCTGCGTGGGCCAGTGGGTGGCCACGGGCTTCACCTTCAGCATGGTCGTCGCTCCCAAGCAGACCCGTCTGGCGGCCACGATCTTCACCGCGGTCTCGGCGGCCGACGTGCTGCAGTACGCCTACGCCAAGGTCCAGCAGGCCTAGTCCGGCTTCTTCGGCCTCGCCCGACTCGAGCCAGCCGGGCACCGAGGAGTCCGAGCCTGTCGGCGCAGCGCGCACGGCGGGGGCTGTGGAGGGCTGAGGCTCTCCTCCGTGCCTCGGTGGACATCCGTGGTGTTGTCCACCGACCGGCCCTCTGCCGCGTTCGTCGTCCACCGCTCCCCCGCCGGGCGGTCCGGCCGCCGTCCCGCCGGGCCTAGCGTCCGTGGCCATGAGCTCCACCGACACCTCCCTCGACCGGCGCGCGCGCCAGGTGGCCGAGCGGCTGCGCCTGGCCCACGGCCGACTGCTGCGGGGGCTCACCGGCCTGGCGTGGGAGTCCAGCGCGGCCGTGGTCTTCCGCGCGACGGCGGAGCACCAGCTGCGCGGTGTGCTGGCGGGCGCCGAGGCCGCCGAGTCGGCCGCCGACGCGCTGGCGCACCACGCACGGCGCGCCGAGGAGGTGCGGGCCGAGCTGCGAGCCGCGGCAGCGGGTCTGCTGCGGGAGGTGCTGTGAGCGGGGGAACCGGCGCAGTCGCCGTGCACTGGGAGGTACGCGGTGGTGCCGGCGGCGTGCGCGCCCGCGGCGACGACCTGCTGGCCCTCGCCCGCACGTGCGCTGCCGTCGCCGACGTCCTGGCCGACGCGGCGCGCGACCTCGCTGCCGCCGCGCTCGACCCGGAGCTCGCCGCCGGGGCGGTGCTGAGCCCCGGCACGGCGGTGGCGGCCGAGGACGCCCTGCTGCGCGCGGCCCGGCTGCTGCTGGGCGCGGCGTGGTCGGCGGGCGAGCTGGCGGCACGGCTCCGGCTCGCGCTGCAGACCTACCGCGGGGCCGACGCCGTGCTGCACGGGCTGGTGCAGGCCGCTGCGACCGCCACCGGAGCGGTCGTGGGGGCTGCGGCTCCCCTGGTCGTCCTGCCGCTGGCCACGGCCGTCGTCGTCGACGCGGCGGTGCACGGCCGGCCGGTCGCTGCGGGCGGGCTCGCCTCGCGAGCGGCGGACGAGGTGCTCGGGCACCCGCGAGCCGTCGAGGCGCTGGCCGCGGGAGCCGCCGGCGTGCTGGACGGCGTGGCGCTGTGGTTCCCACCGGCGCTGCTGCTGGCTGCGCCGGGCAGCTACGGCGGCGACGCCGCCGCGGTCTCGGCCCTGCTGCCGGAGCGGACGGTCGTCGTCCGACGGGTCGGCGGCAGCGCGCCGCGGCCGGCGGCGACCTCGCCGGCCGAGCTGCTGCGCGACCTGGCCGGCGACCCGGCGCTGCACCCCGGCGGCGGCGCGACGCTGACGGTGACCCGGCTGGTCGGGCCCGACGGGCAGGAGCGCTGGGTGGTCGGCCTGCCGGGCACCGTGTCGTGGTCGCCGCGCGCGGGGGCGGAGCCGCGCGACCTGACCTCCGACGTGCGGCTCGTGGCCCGGCGCGACAACGCCTACGCCGACGGGGTGGTGCTCGCGCTCCGGCGGGCCGGCGTGCCGCCGGGGGCGCAGCTGCTCCTGGTGGGCCACAGCGAGGGCGGCCTGGTCGCCACCGCACTGGCGGCCGACCCGCGGATGCGCCGCTACGACGTCGAGGCGGTGCTCGTCGCCGGAGCCCCCGCAGCGCGCATGCCCGCGTCAGGCGCCGCGGTGCTGGCGCTCGAGGGCACTGCCGACCCGGTGCCGGCGCTCGACGGGCTGCGCAACCCCGACCGCCCGCGGCTGACGACCGCGCGCTTCTCGGGCCGTGGCGGTGCGAGCCCGCACGGGCTCGACACCTACGCTGCCGCGGCAGCCCAGCTGCC of Motilibacter peucedani contains these proteins:
- a CDS encoding phytoene desaturase family protein; this translates as MSEMVDAVVVGGGHNGLVAANVLADAGWDVVVLEAQPVAGGAVRSAEVTAPGFTTDMFSSFYPLTAASPVIKSLALEDHGLRWRHAPEVLAHPTRDGRAAVLSRDVDVTAASLDAYAPGDGDVWRQMVDEWQQIRESFLTALFTPIPPVKGGLGLLRTLGPAELLRFARFAVTPVRTYAAERFDGEGAALLLAGNALHSDLFPEGPGSALFGWLLVMLGQDVGFPVPEGGSGRLVDALVDRLESRGGSVRVSSPVEKVTVSGGRATGVVLRDGTTVRARRAVLADVTAPVLYDRLVGRELLPPRMQLDLERFEWDSATIKVNWALSGKVPWTAEQCHGAGTVHVGVDMDDLTDYAADLSTGRIPRRPFLLFGQTTTADPTRSPAGTESAWAYTHLSRRGPLDDATLDAHVERMEEVLEEYAPGFRDLVVARHVQKPRDLQDADASLDDGAINGGTSQLHQLLVFRPTPSLGRPETPVEGLYLASASAHPGGGVHGAPGWNAARAALSRETLTGRVTGRAVLAATRYLARG
- a CDS encoding SDR family oxidoreductase, yielding MAAQQTRPRVVVVTGGTAGVGRATARAFADRGDSVAVLARGEDGLRATEADLRERGVPALAVRCDVADAAQVEAAARRVEAELGPIDVWVNNAMTTVFGTFESMSDEEFRRVTEVNYLGYAYGTRAALTRMKPRGTGRIIQVGSSLAYRGIPLQSAYCGSKHAIQGLCDSLRAELLHDGTDVTVSMVQLPAMNTPQFRITKSYMPRKAQPVPPIYQPEVAAQAIVRAAEAGRREYWVAPITALTILGNRVAPGLLDHYLGRTGFDAQQVDEPEDRPRPDNLHAPVPGDHGAHGAFDDQAKPRTLEFLPPVFPRAVVGIGTRLVGLGASALSLTSRKAAS
- a CDS encoding DUF1360 domain-containing protein: MTEHGPAARLVEAVSEHHHEYAGEEDRPLGTYSALLAAYAVVGLGTLTAVATRKKQARIAPGDIALVAAATFKASRVLTKSTVTSPLRAPFTRFAGVSGPSELREEIRVDGPRRALGELLTCPFCLSQWIATTFTAGMLVAPRQARAVASVFAAVGISDFLQLAYAGAEQAVEG
- a CDS encoding DUF1360 domain-containing protein, producing the protein MNLHELHHKALAEKEAYAGDEERPLGAFVGLLGLYGTAVGISTLGVMRSDRRLPDRFAFADIALISVATHRLSRLITKDPVTSPLRAPFTRFKGTSAEAELEEEVRGTGARKALGELLTCPFCVGQWVATGFTFSMVVAPKQTRLAATIFTAVSAADVLQYAYAKVQQA
- a CDS encoding serine/threonine-protein kinase, with translation MSGGTGAVAVHWEVRGGAGGVRARGDDLLALARTCAAVADVLADAARDLAAAALDPELAAGAVLSPGTAVAAEDALLRAARLLLGAAWSAGELAARLRLALQTYRGADAVLHGLVQAAATATGAVVGAAAPLVVLPLATAVVVDAAVHGRPVAAGGLASRAADEVLGHPRAVEALAAGAAGVLDGVALWFPPALLLAAPGSYGGDAAAVSALLPERTVVVRRVGGSAPRPAATSPAELLRDLAGDPALHPGGGATLTVTRLVGPDGQERWVVGLPGTVSWSPRAGAEPRDLTSDVRLVARRDNAYADGVVLALRRAGVPPGAQLLLVGHSEGGLVATALAADPRMRRYDVEAVLVAGAPAARMPASGAAVLALEGTADPVPALDGLRNPDRPRLTTARFSGRGGASPHGLDTYAAAAAQLPVGDPSVAGWLAVAGPWLAPGSSAETSRWSVRRVGPRAAP